The following proteins are co-located in the Fusobacteria bacterium ZRK30 genome:
- a CDS encoding RnfABCDGE type electron transport complex subunit G, whose amino-acid sequence MNRLVHYGAVLLVIAAVAAGLLSSVNTITAPQIEKINKEIVNKARKEVMPLASEFKESEEIIAGEETFIPGYDATGNLVGYASTVKTNGYSGVITFVLGLDIKGTITGLKVTGQSETPGLGTNVENADWQALWVGRDESYEFDKSIDGFAGATISPMAVFTGVKKSTKAFEAEVKN is encoded by the coding sequence TATTATTGGTAATAGCAGCAGTTGCAGCTGGATTATTATCTAGTGTAAATACAATAACTGCACCACAAATAGAAAAGATAAACAAAGAGATAGTAAATAAAGCTAGAAAAGAAGTGATGCCATTGGCATCAGAATTTAAAGAATCAGAAGAAATAATAGCTGGAGAGGAAACATTTATTCCAGGTTATGACGCTACAGGAAACTTAGTAGGGTATGCAAGTACTGTAAAAACTAATGGATATTCTGGCGTAATAACTTTCGTATTGGGATTAGATATAAAGGGAACTATCACTGGGCTAAAGGTTACAGGGCAGTCAGAAACTCCTGGATTAGGAACAAATGTAGAAAATGCTGATTGGCAGGCTCTTTGGGTTGGCAGAGATGAATCTTATGAATTTGATAAAAGTATAGACGGTTTTGCAGGAGCTACAATATCTCCTATGGCTGTATTTACTGGAGTAAAAAAATCAACTAAAGCATTTGAAGCAGAGGTGAAAAACTAA